TATTTTAATCTGACGGTTGGTGAAACGTTGCGTACCTGGACGGTGATGGAAACCCTTATTTCTATTATGGGTTTGCTGGGCGTGTTAGCCATTAACGCCGTATTGCACTGAAAGAATAAAATATTGTGATGTAGTTTCGGGGGAAGATTGAAGATTCCCCCGACGTTGGGAGAAGTTATGCGCAATCACAGAATTTCTTTACAGGATATCGCTACGCTGGCTGGCGTAACAAAAATGACCGTGAGTCGTTATATCCGCTCGCCGAAAAAGGTGGCAAAGGAAACAGGCGAGCGCATCGCCAAAATTATGGAAGAGATCAATTATATCCCTAATCGCGCTCCCGGCATGTTGTTGAATGCACAAAGTTATACCCTCGGTATCTTGATTCCGTCATTTCAAAATCAACTCTTCGCTGACATTCTCGCGGGAATAGAATCCGTCACCTCTGAGCATAATTATCAGACCCTTATTGCTAATTACAATTACGATCGCGATTCCGAAGAAGAGTCGGTGATTAACCTGCTCTCTTATAACATTGACGGGATTATTCTTTCGGAAAAATATCACACCATCAGGACGGTGAAATTTCTGCGTTCAGCCACCATTCCGGTCGTGGAATTGATGGATGTACAGGGAGAACGGCTGGATATGGAGGTCGGTTTTGATAATCGGCAGGCCGCTTTTGACATGGTGTGTACCATGCTGGATAAGCGAGTCAGGCGCAAAATTCTGTATCTCGGTTCCAAAGATGACACCCGCGATGAACAGCGTTATCAGGGGTATTGCGATGCGATGATGCTGCATAATCTTTCCCCGTTACGCAT
The nucleotide sequence above comes from Escherichia coli. Encoded proteins:
- the idnR gene encoding DNA-binding transcriptional regulator IdnR, with amino-acid sequence MRNHRISLQDIATLAGVTKMTVSRYIRSPKKVAKETGERIAKIMEEINYIPNRAPGMLLNAQSYTLGILIPSFQNQLFADILAGIESVTSEHNYQTLIANYNYDRDSEEESVINLLSYNIDGIILSEKYHTIRTVKFLRSATIPVVELMDVQGERLDMEVGFDNRQAAFDMVCTMLDKRVRRKILYLGSKDDTRDEQRYQGYCDAMMLHNLSPLRMNPRAISSIHLGMQLMRDALSATPDLDGVFCTNDDIAMGALLLCRERNLAVPEQISIAGFHGLEIGRQMIPSLASVITPRFDIGRMAAQMLLSKIKNNDHNHNTVDLGYQIYHGNTL